The region AAAAATTTGGCTAGTTTTTCTAATTTAATATTGCTAGAAAGGTTAGAAATAACAGTAAAAACTATGCTCATAATTGCAAGAGGCAAAATTGCGATTGTAACAATTTCTATTATTGTTCCGCAAAAAATTGCCACTGAGGGCTGAAAAACCGATAAAGTAACTTTACCGCCTATTGCCGAAATCAGCGTCAAAAGTATAGGCAAAGCTAAATTTGATAATTTTTTAATATCTTGAATTGTACGCCTTGTATGTTCGATTAATTTCCAAACTGCAATTAAAGTAACTATTACAATTACTGCGTAACATACAAAATAAACAACCTCGCTTGTCCCTCTTATAAAGGAATTATCTTTTTTAACTAGCACTCCTAGCAATAGAGAAATGACTACAATAGTTAGAACGCTAGGTAATAAGTCAATAATTTTACCAAAAAATATTTGTATAAGAAATTGAAAATAATCAATTTCCTGAACGTCCATTTCGCCTTTAATAATCTTTTTAACTGCGTCTACTACTCCGCTATTGATTAAAGAATTATCAAGAGTAGAAAGAAAATTTTCAAGTTCCTTCCAATTTAGTTGTTCAATTTGTTTATCAGTATTTTCTTGAATATTGTCTATAACTTCGCTTTCTTTGTCTGCATAGGCAAAATTACCACTAAGTATTATAAAAATAGTCAATATTAATAATACTATGACACAAATAGTATTCTTTTTCACGGTAATAGTTTTATTACAACCTCCACAAGACTAGTAATTAAGGGCAAAGCTACTATCATAATACAAATTTTTCCGGCAAAAAATATCTTATCGCCTATGCTACGACTATCGGCGTCAATACACATATTACCTGCAAACTCAGTTAAATATCCAATACCGATTACTTTAATTACAGTTGCGAAAAGTCCGCTATTTATACCTGTCTTTTCGGCTAGATTATAGAAAGTATAAGCTACGTCAAATAGCCCGTCTAGTACGGAAATAATGATGATTATACCGCTACCAATTCCCAGTAGCAAGGCTGTTTCCTTGCTATATGGCCTTAGATAAATTACCATAAAAGTTGCAACTATGCCAAAAGCTACAATTTGCAAAATGTTCATAGCTAAAATTTAAATAATGATTCAATCGAACTAAATAATTGAAAAACCATATCTAACACAATTAAAAGCCCAAGTATAAGCCCTGCGATTGTTACCAAAGTAGCTATTTCGTCTTTATTAGCTTTTTTTAACAAAGCTGATATTACTGCGGTAAGCAAACCTATTACGGCTATTTTATAAATTAAACTTATATCCATATTAAATTATTATGATACACAATAACACACCCACAAAAACCCCTAATTTTAACACCAATAACGCTTTACTTTTACTTTCGCTAGATACTTCTTCATATTTTTTATTAAAATATTTGCTGAAAAATTCTACTTCTTTTATTTGTGTTCTTGCATCATTTTTTCCTAAAAGATTAAAGAAATCTTTAATGTAGTTGGCTTCTTGTTGTGTTAAATACTTTAAACTTATATCTTTTCCCGAGTAATAAGCGTCTTTAATAGTTATAAATTCACTGCTATAACTAGGACTACTAAACAACGCTGACAATTTATCCAATTTGTACTCTAAGTTTGCCGTATAACTAGCGCAAAAAGAAACAAAGCTATAATAAAGTTTCTCTTTAATTTTATATTTTTGAGATAACTTATAACCGATATATGTACAACTGACAACTAAGACAATACAAGCTAATTGCATAGGTTACCTAAGTTGTCGTAAACGGCTTCGACCTGCCCTATTT is a window of Clostridia bacterium DNA encoding:
- a CDS encoding stage III sporulation protein AE → MTIFIILSGNFAYADKESEVIDNIQENTDKQIEQLNWKELENFLSTLDNSLINSGVVDAVKKIIKGEMDVQEIDYFQFLIQIFFGKIIDLLPSVLTIVVISLLLGVLVKKDNSFIRGTSEVVYFVCYAVIVIVTLIAVWKLIEHTRRTIQDIKKLSNLALPILLTLISAIGGKVTLSVFQPSVAIFCGTIIEIVTIAILPLAIMSIVFTVISNLSSNIKLEKLAKFFHSSATIILGIVFTVFTAFLTIKGVSAGTIDSVSIRAAKFATKNYVPILGGYLAEGFDLILASSVLIKNAFGIVGLFALLTIITSPIIEIIAYSLSLQLASAVTEPVTDKRVVSFLSSISKSLTVLYLTVLAVAFMLFVVILLLICSVNAFV
- a CDS encoding stage III sporulation protein AB, translated to MQLACIVLVVSCTYIGYKLSQKYKIKEKLYYSFVSFCASYTANLEYKLDKLSALFSSPSYSSEFITIKDAYYSGKDISLKYLTQQEANYIKDFFNLLGKNDARTQIKEVEFFSKYFNKKYEEVSSESKSKALLVLKLGVFVGVLLCIIII
- a CDS encoding SpoIIIAC/SpoIIIAD family protein, with amino-acid sequence MNILQIVAFGIVATFMVIYLRPYSKETALLLGIGSGIIIIISVLDGLFDVAYTFYNLAEKTGINSGLFATVIKVIGIGYLTEFAGNMCIDADSRSIGDKIFFAGKICIMIVALPLITSLVEVVIKLLP
- the spoIIIAC gene encoding stage III sporulation protein AC, whose product is MDISLIYKIAVIGLLTAVISALLKKANKDEIATLVTIAGLILGLLIVLDMVFQLFSSIESLFKF